Proteins from one Streptomyces sp. 840.1 genomic window:
- a CDS encoding cytochrome P450 yields MTTPFHYEPGAATGPVPPPECPAHGLGIGPGGLRRFYGPEAEQDPHGLYDKLRAEHGSVAPVLLHGDVPAWLVLGHSENLHMTRTPSQFSRDSRRWRALQDGSVAPDHPLAPIFTWQPICVFADGATHERQRGAVTDSLNRIDTRGVRRHVNRYSNRLVNDFCREGRADLVSGFAERLPMMVMCAILGMPEEYNDRMVQAARDMTRGTATAVQSNAYVLAALSRLVERRRREPADDFATWLVEHPADMNDQEVAEHLRLILIASYEATTNLIANVLRMVLTDPRFRARLSGGHMTVPEAVEQTLWDEPPFTAVFGRWAVGDTELGGQRIKAGDAMIVGIAPANTDPVVRPDLNANMEGNRAHLAFSGGPHECPGQDIGRAIADVGVDALLLRLPDLELAVDESELTWVGNIMGRHLTQLPAEFASRPPQDDREPPSMGKPNPARQDWEVQSAVRHTAPIPVRASVPSEPAGTAPTGATVAADGSAAAPGEATGLIPQQRRPAAPARMWRVVTRWWNGH; encoded by the coding sequence GTGACAACCCCATTTCACTACGAGCCCGGAGCGGCCACGGGGCCGGTTCCGCCCCCCGAGTGCCCGGCCCACGGCCTGGGCATCGGCCCCGGTGGCCTGCGACGGTTCTACGGCCCCGAGGCCGAGCAGGACCCGCACGGCCTGTACGACAAGCTGCGCGCGGAGCACGGTTCGGTGGCCCCCGTGCTGCTGCACGGCGACGTGCCGGCCTGGCTCGTCCTCGGGCACAGCGAGAACCTGCACATGACCCGTACGCCCTCGCAGTTCTCCCGCGACTCACGCCGCTGGCGAGCCCTGCAGGACGGGTCCGTCGCGCCCGACCACCCGCTGGCGCCGATCTTCACCTGGCAGCCGATCTGCGTCTTCGCGGACGGTGCCACCCATGAGCGCCAGCGCGGCGCCGTCACCGACTCCCTGAACCGGATCGACACCCGCGGCGTCCGCCGCCACGTCAACCGCTACAGCAACCGGCTCGTCAACGACTTCTGCCGGGAGGGCCGCGCCGACCTGGTCAGCGGCTTCGCCGAGCGGCTGCCGATGATGGTGATGTGCGCGATCCTCGGCATGCCCGAGGAGTACAACGACCGGATGGTGCAGGCCGCCCGCGACATGACACGGGGCACCGCCACCGCAGTGCAGAGCAACGCCTACGTGCTCGCCGCGCTGAGCCGCCTCGTCGAGCGGCGCCGCCGTGAACCCGCGGACGACTTCGCCACCTGGCTCGTCGAGCACCCCGCGGACATGAACGACCAGGAGGTCGCCGAGCATCTGCGACTCATCCTGATCGCCTCCTACGAGGCGACCACCAACCTGATCGCCAACGTGCTCCGCATGGTGCTCACCGACCCGCGGTTCCGGGCCAGGCTCAGCGGCGGCCACATGACCGTCCCCGAGGCGGTCGAGCAGACCCTGTGGGACGAGCCGCCGTTCACCGCCGTCTTCGGCCGCTGGGCGGTCGGCGACACCGAGCTGGGCGGGCAGCGCATCAAGGCGGGCGACGCCATGATCGTCGGTATCGCCCCCGCCAACACCGACCCGGTGGTACGGCCCGACCTCAACGCCAACATGGAGGGCAACCGCGCCCACCTCGCCTTCAGCGGCGGCCCGCACGAATGCCCGGGGCAGGACATCGGGCGCGCCATCGCGGACGTCGGCGTGGACGCGCTGCTGCTGCGGCTGCCCGACCTCGAACTCGCGGTGGACGAGAGCGAGCTCACGTGGGTCGGCAACATCATGGGCCGCCATCTGACCCAGCTCCCCGCCGAGTTCGCCTCGCGCCCGCCGCAGGACGACCGGGAACCGCCCTCCATGGGCAAGCCGAACCCGGCCCGCCAGGACTGGGAGGTGCAGTCGGCGGTCCGCCACACCGCACCGATCCCGGTCCGCGCATCCGTTCCGTCGGAACCGGCCGGCACCGCCCCGACCGGGGCGACCGTCGCGGCCGACGGCTCCGCCGCCGCGCCCGGTGAGGCGACGGGCCTCATCCCGCAGCAGCGCCGGCCCGCGGCCCCGGCCCGGATGTGGCGCGTCGTGACCCGCTGGTGGAACGGCCACTGA
- a CDS encoding ATP/GTP-binding protein: protein MDFRNSDTITGPRSEDVLPTTATAAVKVVIVGGFGVGKTTMVGSVSEIRPLTTEETMTQAGVGVDDNYGVESKTATTVAMDFGRISISEELILYLFGTPGQERFWFLWNGLFEGALGAVVLIDTRRLEVSFDVIGRLEERGVPFVVAINTFPDAPKHPVEALRSALDLPDEVPMVDCDARLRPSSRDVLMTLMRYLHSAAVPLG, encoded by the coding sequence ATGGACTTCAGAAACTCTGACACGATCACGGGCCCACGGAGCGAGGACGTCCTGCCCACCACGGCCACCGCCGCGGTGAAGGTCGTGATCGTCGGCGGGTTCGGGGTCGGCAAGACGACGATGGTCGGATCGGTCAGCGAGATCCGGCCACTGACCACCGAAGAGACCATGACCCAGGCCGGCGTCGGCGTGGACGACAACTACGGCGTGGAGAGCAAGACCGCCACCACCGTCGCCATGGACTTCGGCCGGATCAGCATCAGCGAGGAGCTGATCCTCTATCTGTTCGGCACCCCCGGCCAGGAGCGCTTCTGGTTCCTCTGGAACGGCCTGTTCGAGGGAGCGCTGGGCGCCGTCGTCCTCATCGACACCCGCCGGCTGGAGGTCAGCTTCGACGTCATCGGACGACTGGAGGAACGCGGCGTCCCGTTCGTCGTCGCGATCAACACCTTCCCCGACGCGCCGAAACACCCCGTCGAGGCCCTGCGCAGCGCGCTGGACCTGCCCGACGAGGTCCCGATGGTCGACTGTGACGCCCGGCTGCGCCCTTCCAGCCGCGATGTGCTGATGACCCTGATGCGGTATCTGCACAGCGCGGCCGTTCCGCTCGGCTGA
- a CDS encoding DUF742 domain-containing protein: protein MSSIRRERRTVDPALSDPERLYVITGDPDGSERAALDLVTMVVSKSQPTPTVQPEQAVILRLCQAPLSVAEISAYLSLPFSVVTSLLTELLATELIESRAPIIRATLPDRSLLEAVMHGLQKL from the coding sequence ATGAGTTCTATCCGACGAGAACGCCGCACGGTCGATCCGGCGCTGAGCGATCCGGAACGGCTCTACGTGATCACCGGCGATCCCGACGGCAGCGAGCGGGCCGCACTCGACCTGGTCACGATGGTGGTCTCGAAGTCACAGCCGACACCCACGGTCCAGCCCGAGCAGGCCGTGATCCTGCGGCTCTGCCAGGCCCCCTTATCCGTCGCGGAGATCTCCGCCTATCTCAGCCTGCCGTTCAGCGTGGTGACCTCGCTCCTCACCGAGCTCCTCGCGACCGAACTGATCGAATCGCGAGCGCCGATCATCCGCGCGACCCTCCCGGACAGGTCCCTCCTCGAAGCGGTGATGCATGGACTTCAGAAACTCTGA
- a CDS encoding roadblock/LC7 domain-containing protein: protein MIQQRGNMDWMLKELADDVPDIHQIVVLSADGLRIARHGGDPDVADRLAAACAGLQSLAAAVASEIPYSDGRMRLVVIEVTGGFFYLMAAGAGAYLAVLAGETVDAGLVGSRMRDMVVRIGAHLTSPPRHDGQAG, encoded by the coding sequence GTGATCCAGCAACGGGGCAACATGGACTGGATGCTCAAAGAGCTGGCCGACGACGTTCCGGACATCCACCAGATCGTGGTGCTCTCCGCGGACGGACTGCGCATCGCCCGGCACGGCGGCGACCCCGACGTCGCCGACCGCCTCGCGGCGGCCTGTGCTGGACTGCAGAGCCTGGCCGCGGCCGTCGCCTCGGAGATCCCGTACAGCGACGGCCGGATGCGGCTCGTCGTCATCGAGGTCACCGGCGGCTTCTTCTACCTGATGGCCGCGGGGGCCGGCGCGTATCTCGCCGTGCTCGCCGGTGAGACGGTGGACGCGGGGCTCGTCGGATCGCGGATGCGCGACATGGTCGTACGGATCGGCGCCCATCTGACGAGCCCGCCCCGGCACGACGGGCAGGCCGGATGA
- a CDS encoding sensor histidine kinase KdpD: protein MVRVESPPIDRETPVVRAVLLPVVVMAGATAAAVALVSGAARIPVVACGALTTVVVAVLTAELARRARTIRRQRAQFEHRCAGLERRLANHDEETVRISKELLPAAIHRLRVGNSPDEVLRDVVDADPVYRHLPDAQRSLVYTVLDIIDNEEATRDSAQRAFVNVARRVQAIVHRQASELREMEEHHGRNPDVFDDLLRIDHGTALIGRLADSIAVLGGARPSRQWPKPVPLFSVLRGAMSRILEYPRVDLHSIAKVAIIGTAVEPLIHACAELLDNATRYSPPQTRVHVTAVEVQTGIAIEIEDGGVSLSEEARARAENMLARAQAGSSMNDLGESPRLGMAVVGRLSRMYDLQVSLRQSAYGGVRAVLIVPRSMITTGPAPGIAHGIGATSRPTSDIDLADMKHVVPARSTHRKPSPLGARPATGPVAPATRPSAPATRPSAPAGPAIAMEDELPVVTEWTAGGLPQRRSRGRAPLGSHNLPAQPADPTAGRTNGYGNGHENGKEPPPGIWLEAFTKGANGVPRDPGPDEDSDDAWDNKGDLK, encoded by the coding sequence ATGGTTCGTGTTGAATCACCGCCGATCGACCGAGAAACACCTGTCGTCCGCGCCGTGTTGCTGCCCGTTGTCGTGATGGCGGGCGCGACCGCCGCAGCCGTCGCGCTGGTTTCCGGGGCCGCGCGGATACCAGTCGTCGCGTGCGGCGCTCTCACCACCGTCGTGGTCGCCGTGCTCACCGCCGAACTGGCCCGCCGCGCCCGGACGATCCGCCGGCAGCGTGCCCAGTTCGAGCACCGCTGCGCGGGCCTGGAACGCCGCCTGGCCAACCACGACGAAGAGACCGTACGGATCAGCAAGGAGCTGCTGCCCGCCGCGATCCACCGGCTCCGGGTGGGCAACTCCCCGGACGAGGTGCTGCGCGACGTCGTGGACGCCGACCCGGTCTACCGGCATCTGCCCGACGCCCAGCGCTCCCTCGTCTACACGGTGCTGGACATCATCGACAACGAGGAGGCGACGCGTGACTCCGCGCAGCGCGCCTTCGTCAACGTCGCCCGCCGGGTCCAGGCGATCGTCCACCGGCAGGCCAGTGAGCTGCGGGAGATGGAGGAGCACCACGGGCGCAACCCCGACGTCTTCGACGACCTGCTCCGCATCGACCACGGCACCGCGCTGATCGGCCGGCTCGCGGACTCCATCGCCGTGCTCGGCGGTGCCCGTCCCAGCCGCCAGTGGCCCAAGCCCGTACCGCTGTTCAGTGTGCTGCGCGGCGCCATGTCGCGGATCCTGGAGTACCCGCGCGTCGATCTGCACTCGATCGCCAAGGTCGCCATCATCGGCACCGCGGTCGAACCGCTCATCCACGCCTGCGCCGAACTCCTCGACAACGCCACCCGGTACTCGCCGCCGCAGACCCGCGTGCACGTCACCGCGGTCGAGGTGCAGACCGGCATCGCCATCGAGATCGAGGACGGCGGCGTCAGCCTCAGCGAGGAGGCCCGCGCGCGGGCCGAGAACATGCTCGCCAGGGCCCAGGCCGGCTCCAGCATGAACGACCTCGGCGAGTCCCCGCGGCTCGGCATGGCGGTCGTCGGCCGGCTGTCGCGGATGTACGACCTCCAGGTCTCGCTGCGGCAGTCCGCGTACGGCGGTGTCCGCGCGGTGCTCATCGTGCCCCGCTCCATGATCACCACCGGCCCCGCGCCCGGTATCGCCCACGGCATCGGCGCCACGTCGCGGCCGACCAGCGACATCGACCTCGCGGACATGAAGCACGTCGTCCCGGCCCGCAGCACCCACCGCAAGCCCAGCCCGCTGGGCGCCCGCCCGGCCACCGGTCCGGTGGCACCCGCCACCCGCCCCTCGGCACCGGCCACCCGCCCCTCGGCCCCCGCCGGCCCGGCCATCGCCATGGAGGACGAGCTCCCCGTGGTGACGGAGTGGACCGCCGGCGGACTCCCGCAGCGCCGCAGCCGCGGCCGTGCGCCGCTCGGTTCCCACAACCTCCCCGCGCAGCCCGCAGATCCCACCGCGGGCCGGACCAACGGCTACGGAAACGGTCACGAGAACGGCAAGGAACCGCCGCCCGGGATCTGGCTGGAGGCGTTCACCAAGGGCGCCAACGGCGTTCCCCGGGACCCCGGGCCCGACGAAGACTCCGATGACGCGTGGGACAACAAGGGAGACCTGAAGTGA
- a CDS encoding IclR family transcriptional regulator, with protein sequence MGPTRDYTIESLDTGLRLLRLFLTDDSLTVSGAAARLSVGRSTAHRVLSTLEGRGFVIRDASGRGYSPGPELMALGRPAGFGAGDRAQVGAVLDDALRRTGETVQSVTLVGDRILVTDGRESRQPVRVVPETGRTYPAYATSGGRLLLSRMTAEQVCALYPLERLDGDGRPGGSRSALLDELAEIRACGYAVGRGRPVPGVHTVAVPLAGAGRRDLLALTACTPADRGDDAALVRHAGELRRSAALRQVSGGPRRCAPPAVPGAR encoded by the coding sequence ATGGGGCCGACGCGGGACTACACCATCGAGTCACTCGACACCGGGCTGCGGCTGTTGCGGCTGTTCCTCACGGATGACTCGCTCACCGTCTCCGGGGCGGCCGCACGGCTCTCCGTCGGGCGCTCCACCGCGCACCGGGTACTCAGCACTCTGGAAGGACGCGGCTTCGTGATCCGGGACGCCTCGGGCCGCGGCTACTCACCCGGCCCCGAACTCATGGCGCTGGGCCGGCCCGCCGGGTTCGGCGCCGGGGACCGGGCACAGGTCGGTGCGGTACTGGACGACGCGCTGCGGCGCACCGGCGAGACCGTGCAGAGCGTCACGCTCGTCGGGGACCGGATCCTCGTCACCGACGGCCGCGAGTCCCGGCAGCCGGTGCGGGTCGTGCCGGAGACGGGCCGCACCTACCCCGCGTACGCCACCTCGGGCGGCAGGCTGCTGCTCTCCCGGATGACCGCGGAACAGGTCTGCGCCCTCTACCCGCTGGAGCGGCTGGACGGGGACGGCCGGCCGGGCGGCTCACGGTCGGCGCTGCTCGACGAGCTGGCGGAGATCCGCGCGTGCGGATACGCGGTCGGCCGGGGCCGGCCGGTGCCGGGCGTGCACACGGTCGCCGTCCCGCTGGCCGGCGCGGGCCGGCGAGATCTGCTCGCGCTCACGGCCTGCACCCCCGCCGACCGGGGCGACGACGCCGCACTGGTGCGCCACGCCGGGGAGCTGCGGCGGTCCGCCGCACTCCGGCAGGTCAGCGGCGGGCCCCGCCGATGCGCCCCTCCAGCTGTACCAGGAGCTCGCTGA
- a CDS encoding MarR family winged helix-turn-helix transcriptional regulator: MTDDIVASVVRQWRAVNPELDTGPMELIGRINRCAALLQQAEDAPLRAAGLSRAEFDLLGAVRRTDRELTPGELARETFSSGAAVTKRLRVLQERGLIDRRSDARDRRVAHVRLTDEGRALVDGLLPQQLAYERAVLSGLDAESRDRLSAQLSELLVQLEGRIGGARR; the protein is encoded by the coding sequence GTGACCGACGACATCGTCGCCTCGGTGGTACGGCAGTGGCGGGCAGTCAACCCGGAGCTCGACACCGGGCCCATGGAGCTCATCGGCCGGATCAACCGCTGTGCCGCCCTGCTCCAGCAGGCCGAGGACGCTCCGCTGCGGGCGGCCGGACTGAGCCGCGCCGAGTTCGACCTCCTCGGCGCGGTACGCCGCACCGACCGTGAGCTCACCCCCGGCGAACTGGCCAGGGAGACGTTCTCCTCCGGCGCTGCCGTGACCAAACGCCTCCGGGTCCTCCAGGAGCGCGGCCTCATCGACCGCCGCAGCGACGCCCGCGACCGCCGGGTCGCACACGTGCGGCTCACCGACGAGGGCCGCGCCCTCGTCGACGGACTGCTGCCGCAGCAACTGGCCTACGAACGCGCGGTGCTCTCCGGCCTCGACGCGGAGTCCAGGGACCGGCTCAGCGCGCAGCTCAGCGAGCTCCTGGTACAGCTGGAGGGGCGCATCGGCGGGGCCCGCCGCTGA